Proteins found in one Arachis stenosperma cultivar V10309 chromosome 8, arast.V10309.gnm1.PFL2, whole genome shotgun sequence genomic segment:
- the LOC130945749 gene encoding serine/threonine-protein phosphatase 7 long form homolog, producing the protein MAKRHKTRDVDRPELHIVNYLSNPDYSSRMMTCDHPLPPDRYHPSVEDHLRVTGFYHASQIGVVQGQKALINALVERWRPETHTFHLPIGECTVTLEDVAVILGLPTNGLPVTGMTLSSFEALEGECFHQFEVAPRKADCRGSGIKMTWLRNLKERIQLTDENSMQRYVKCHIMLLLGTILLGDKSGASVHWKFLPLLRDFHSISNFSWGSACLAHLYRSLCRASRFDCKEIDGPLTLLLGWFWIRLPYLAPPTREPRSFPLANRWRNWERGDNRYRYLSLAHFREALDEVQEGQFVWVAYGVDRIEPGIIPEDIFLHAVVWSATVPLISFESIEWHATDRIRRQFGLVQGVPSEETNLGRAHGETLAGPKNLDWATAPSHSCWIMRWTNRYNYILREYVEPSQHPLDVYMDWYRARYGKHLRLSNVVVQENDEGEQVMDDEGNPPINDEGSPVMKDEGSPVIHVANEEPGAHSHPHPHPPPPPASQEQLQASVPYHVQTQYTPSYPIDQQYWSTPQWDTGEGASFSQLLGFMAADAGQSQFGHQPEFMPGRYSLDARIPCHTASVASGGLETGDSSRSEGGRGIFTSRNLRRVSMGQIEENAGIGEHETDQYLVEEPGDEEMDEDQEESEDDEMDEDEESRNNAPDDADDAGERGKHYNLRVDPPRRSASRYTPSMFKKAKKKCKNILENIKWATRK; encoded by the exons AGTTCACGGATGATGACATGTGACCACCCACTGCCTCCTGATCGGTACCATCCAAGTGTAGAGGATCATTTACGGGTTACTGGGTTTTATCATGCCTCTCAGATTGGAGTAGTCCAAGGACAGAAAGCATTGATAAATGCTTTAGTTGAGAGGTGGCGGCCGGAAACACACACGTTCCACCTTCCGATTGGTGAGTGCACAGTGACCCTTGAGGATGTAGCTGTTATTTTGGGCCTCCCGACGAACGGCCTTCCGGTGACGGGGATGACCTTGAGCAGCTTTGAAGCATTGGAGGGTGAGTGTTTCCATCAGTTTGAGGTTGCACCGAGAAAGGCAGACTGCAGAGGGAGCGGCATAAAAATGACATGGCTTAGGAATCTAAAAGAACGTATACAACTGACTGACGAAAACAGTATGCAGAGGTACGTCAAGTGCCACATTATGTTGTTATTGGGTACTATATTACTTGGAGACAAGTCAGGGGCATCTGTGCACTGGAAGTTTCTGCCTTTGCTCCGGGATTTTCATAGTATCAGTAATTTTAGTTGGGGATCGGCATGTTTGGCGCACCTATACCGGTCATTATGCCGGGCCTCTCGTTTTGATTGTAAAGAAATCGATGGTCCGTTAACACTGCTCCTAGGTTGGTTTTGGATCCGCCTGCCCTATCTTGCGCCCCCTACTAGGGAACCACGCAGTTTTCCGCTTGCAAACAG GTGGCGTAACTGGGAGCGTGGTGACAATCGGTATAGATATCTTAGTCTGGCCCACTTTAGGGAGGCGTTAGATGAGGTTCAGGAAGGGCAG TTCGTCTGGGTTGCTTATGGTGTGGATCGCATTGAACCGGGCATAATCCCAGAAGACATCTTCCTGCACGCAGTTGTCTGGAGCGCTACGGTTCCGTTGATTTCATTCGAATCTATTGAGTGGCATGCAACGGATAGAATTAGAAGACAGTTTGGTTTGGTTCAGGGAGTTCCATCTGAGGAAACAAATCTGGGAAGGGCACATGGAGAAACACTTGCTGGTCCTAAGAATCTTGACTGGGCCACAGCCCCGTCCCATTCATGTTGGATTATGCGATGGACAAACAGGTATAATTACATTCTGCGTGAGTATGTGGAACCTTCACAGCATCCGTTGGATGTTTACATGGACTGGTATCGTGCACGGTATGGCAAGCATTTGAGATTGTCAAATGTTGTGGTTCAAGAGAACGATGAAGGTGAACAAGTAATGGATGATGAGGGTAACCCACCTATAAATGATGAGGGTAGCCCAGTAATGAAAGATGAGGGTAGCCCAGTTATTCATGTAGCCAATGAAGAACCGGGGGCACATTCACATCCACATCCACATCCACCTCCACCTCCAGCTTCCCAAGAACAACTTCAGGCCTCGGTACCATATCATGTTCAGACACAATATACCCCGTCATACCCAATAGATCAACAATATTGGAGTACTCCACAATGGGATACTGGAGAGGGTGCTTCTTTTAGCCAGTTGCTTGGCTTCATGGCTGCGGATGCAGGGCAGTCACAATTTGGCCATCAACCTGAATTTATGCCCGGGAGGTATTCTTTGGACGCGAGGATTCCATGCCACACTGCCTCAGTTGCTTCTGGAGGTTTGGAAACTGGAGATTCAAGTAGAAGTGAAGGCGGTCGGGGGATATTTACTAGCCGGAACCTACGGCGTGTATCAATGGGTCAGATTGAAGAAAATGCCGGGATAGGTGAGCATGAAACCGATCAGTATCTCGTGGAAGAACCGGGTGATGAGGAGATGGATGAGGATCAAGAGGAGAGCGAGGATGACGAGATGGATGAGGATGAAGAATCCCGCAACAATGCTCCTGATGATGCGGATGATGCAG GTGAGAGAGGTAAACATTACAATCTCAGGGTGGACCCGCCACGTCGGAGCGCTAGTCGATACACCCCGTCCATGTTCAAGAAGGCCAAGAAGAAATGCAAGAACATCCTCGAGAACATAAAGTGGGCAACAAGAAAGTAG